The Arachis hypogaea cultivar Tifrunner chromosome 14, arahy.Tifrunner.gnm2.J5K5, whole genome shotgun sequence genome has a segment encoding these proteins:
- the LOC112742105 gene encoding beta-glucuronosyltransferase GlcAT14C, with protein MKRNHSSHHQERKWVIPTTITITVLFITLLLTLSVTHTKPYSNSPNFTPFHVDRSGSDDGETGLPTLPRFAYLLTGSKGDAPRLRRVLQAVYHPRNYYLVHLDLEASDAERLELAKYVKSESVMRVFANVMVVGRADLVTYKGPTMIASTLHCVALLLKKVKDWDWFINLSAYDYPLMSQDDLFHIFSFIPRDLNFIEHTSNMGWKEYQRAKPIIIDPGLYHSKKSGLFYAKEKRSVPNSFKLFTGSEWVILTKSFLEFCIRGWDNLPRTLLMYYTNFFSSHEGYFHTVMCNHKDYQNTTVNHDLHYLKWDNPPKQDPMFLTLVHFDNMVQSGAPFARKFNKDDPVLDKIDKELLRRKDGYFTPGGWCIGSGKAPCSVYGNPVVVKPSIGSKRLEKLVVKILDSENFRPKQCK; from the exons ATGAAGAGAAATCATAGTTCCCACCACCAAGAACGGAAATGGGTCATACCCACCACAATCACAATAACCGTTCTCTTCATCACTCTCCTCCTCACACTTTCCGTTACCCACACCAAACCCTATTCAAATTCTCCCAATTTTACCCCTTTCCATGTTGATCGTTCGGGTTCCGACGACGGCGAAACGGGTCTTCCTACCTTGCCAAGGTTCGCCTACCTCCTCACGGGAAGCAAAGGGGACGCGCCGAGGCTCAGGAGAGTCCTTCAGGCAGTGTACCACCCTAGGAACTACTACCTGGTCCACCTCGATCTAGAAGCTTCCGATGCGGAGAGGCTAGAGCTTGCGAAGTATGTGAAGTCAGAGAGTGTTATGAGGGTGTTTGCGAACGTTATGGTTGTTGGGAGAGCTGATTTGGTCACCTACAAGGGCCCAACCATGATTGCTTCTACCCTTCATTGCGTTGCGTTGTTGCTCAAGAAGGTCAAGGACTGGGATTGGTTCATCAATCTCAGTGCCTATGATTATCCTCTCATGTCTCAGGATG ATCTCTTCCATATCTTCTCATTCATACCCAGGGATCTAAACTTCATAGAGCACACTAGTAATATGGGTTGGAAAGA GTATCAGAGAGCAAAGCCTATAATCATAGATCCAGGGTTGTATCATTCTAAAAAATCTGGTCTCTTTTATGCTAAAGAGAAAAGATCAGTCCCAAATTCATTCAAGTTATTCACAG GCTCTGAATGGGTTATCCTAACAAAATCCTTTCTCGAGTTCTGTATTCGTGGTTGGGATAACCTTCCGCGCACTCTCCTTATgtattatacaaattttttttcatcCCACGAAGGCTACTTCCACACTGTCATGTGCAATCACAAGGACTACCAGAACACCACCGTGAATCATGATTTGCATTATTTAAAGTGGGACAACCCGCCGAAGCAGGATCCAATGTTTTTGACGCTGGTGCATTTTGACAACATGGTCCAAAGTGGTGCACCTTTTGCTAGAAAGTTTAACAAGGATGATCCAGTTCTCGATAAAATCGATAAGGAACTCTTGAGAAGAAAAGATGGCTACTTTACTCCCGGTGGTTGGTGTATTGGCAGTGGGAAAGCTCCGTGTTCTGTTTATGGAAATCCAGTTGTAGTTAAACCAAGTATAGGCTCAAAGAGGCTTGAGAAACTAGTGGTTAAGATATTGGATTCGGAAAATTTTAGGCCGAAACAGTGCAAGTAG